The following proteins are encoded in a genomic region of Amblyraja radiata isolate CabotCenter1 chromosome 19, sAmbRad1.1.pri, whole genome shotgun sequence:
- the adck2 gene encoding uncharacterized aarF domain-containing protein kinase 2, translating into MAALLLSCRTCPGLCRSVIWRTTAFRAGNSAPKVSFRLKNLPRLTLACLGLGSSSLANSQKTAAVAEAKLTLCPKRGLRSLLGELFWRIRFAVHLGVRAVVLLLRFGPLLLLYPVCFVSSDLASAWYEVLLRSTVAAGPTFIKLGQWSSTRRDLFPAEFCDKFSRIHPRVSPHPWDYTRRSLRRAFGEHWRSIFHIESKEPIGSGCITQVYRACTDPRDINNSEFQKLVESFEKEDQFEAWEVSGLQGIFHYMFPHKQDPHNEPATAEGLSGGPELEDGWTAPHPNTMSEQHHLIPVAIKVMHPGITHQVRMDLKLMKAASWVLSLLPGVRWLRLTEVMEEFEEVMLGQIDLRNEAMIMERFRENFLGMDSVKFPIPLRPFVTRTVAVETYEESTPISTFVAEDVPDVLKQQLARMGLEMLLKMVFVDNFVHGELCPENILIQGADQFSRQQDDRTTIVDLCDTLIINVHPSQCPLKLILLDTGIVTELRPSDFHNLKAVFTAVITGQGEKITELLLTQATVNECQDLQLFKSEIERIVHEAEMNTGSLGKLHVAGFLSNILEALIVHKVKVESSFASVILAIMALDRLSRSLDPELDLLQVVRPMLLKDSAGL; encoded by the exons ATGGCTGCCCTTCTCTTGAGTTGTAGGACATGCCCTGGACTTTGTAGATCTGTGATTTGGAGAACTACTGCCTTTAGGGCGGGCAACTCTGCACCAAAAGTATCTTTCAGGTTGAAGAATTTACCCAGACTTACTCTTGCCTGTCTAGGTCTTGGGAGCTCGTCACttgcaaactcccagaaaacagcAGCAGTTGCAGAGGCCAAGCTAACGCTCTGCCCCAAGCGAGGATTGCGCTCATTGTTGGGAGAACTTTTCTGGAGGATTCGTTTTGCCGTCCATTTGGGCGTGCGGGCGGTGGTCCTGCTGCTGAGATTTGGTCCCCTGCTGCTGCTCTACCCAGTGTGTTTTGTGTCGTCTGATCTCGCCTCGGCCTGGTATGAGGTGCTGCTGAGATCCACAGTGGCCGCCGGGCCCACGTTCATCAAACTCGGACAGTGGTCCAGCACCAGGAGGGACCTCTTCCCGGCAGAGTTCTGTGATAAATTCTCCAGGATTCATCCCCGTGTCTCCCCGCATCCCTGGGACTACACCAGGCGCAGCTTGAGGAGGGCGTTTGGAGAGCACTGGAGGAGCATATTCCACATTGAAAGCAAGGAGCCCATCGGGTCGGGCTGCATCACGCAGGTGTACCGGGCCTGCACTGATCCAAGGGATATTAACAACTCGGAATTCCAAAAACTTGTCGAAAGCTTTGAGAAAGAAGACCAGTTTGAAGCATGGGAAGTCTCCGGGCTGCAGGGAATATTTCATTACATGTTTCCACACAAGCAAGATCCACACAATGAGCCGGCCACAGCGGAGGGGTTGAGTGGAGGCCCTGAACTGGAAGATGGATGGACAGCACCTCATCCCAACACAATGTCGGAGCAGCACCATCTCATTCCAGTGGCAATCAAG GTGATGCATCCTGGCATTACTCATCAAGTGCGTATGGACCTGAAACTCATGAAAGCCGCGAGCTGGGTTCTCAGTCTCCTGCCGGGCGTGAGGTGGCTGAGGTTGACGGAGGTGATGGAAGAATTTGAGGAGGTCATGTTGGGACAG ATTGACTTGCGGAACGAGGCAATGATTATGGAGAGATTCCGAGAGAATTTTCTGGGAATGGATTCTGTCAAGTTTCCCATCCCCCTCCGGCCGTTCGTCACCAGAACCGTCGCGGTGGAAACGTACGAG GAGAGCACTCCCATCTCGACGTTTGTGGCAGAGGACGTGCCCGATGTGTTGAAGCAGCAGTTGGCCAGGATGGGGCTGGAGATGTTGCTGAAGATG GTATTCGTGGACAACTTTGTTCACGGAGAGCTTTGCCCAGAGAACATTCTCATCCAGGGAGCGGATCAGTTCAGTCGCCAACAGGATGACAGGACCACCATCGTGGATTTGTGCGACACCCTCATCATCAACGTTCACCCATCCCAGTGTCCGCTCAAACTGATCCTGCTGGACACCGGCATCGTGACTGAGCTCCGGCCTTCAGACTTCCACAATCTCAAAGCCGTCTTCACCGCCgtgatcacagggcag GGCGAGAAGATCACAGAGCTGCTGCTGACCCAGGCAACAGTGAATGAATGCCAAGACTTGCAACTGtttaaatctgaaatagaaagaATCGTGCATGAAGCAGAGATGAACACTGGATCGCTGGGAAAG CTCCATGTTGCTGGCTTCCTTTCTAACATTCTGGAAGCACTCATCGTACATAAG GTCAAGGTGGAGAGCAGCTTTGCCTCCGTGATCCTTGCAATCATGGCCTTGGACCGTCTCAGCCGATCTCTCGACCCCGAGCTGGACTTGCTGCAAGTGGTCAGACccatgctgctgaaagactctgcGGGTTTGTAA